Proteins encoded together in one Salmo trutta chromosome 3, fSalTru1.1, whole genome shotgun sequence window:
- the cops6 gene encoding COP9 signalosome complex subunit 6 produces the protein MATSNGGGMEVDGAASPSVMVSGVTGSVSVALHPLVILNISDHWIRIRSQEGRPMQVIGALIGKQEGRNIEVMNSFELLHQLVDDRAHIDKEYYYTKEEQFKQVFKDMEFLGWYTTGGPCDQSDIHIHKQVCEIIESPLFLKLNPMTKHTDLPVSVYESVIDIISGEATMLFAELGYTLATEEAERIGVDHVARMTATGTGENSTVAEHLIAQHSAIKMLHSRVKVILEYVKAVEAGEVPFNHEILREANALCHRLPVLSTIKFKTDFYDQCNDVGLMAYLGTITKTCNSMNQFINKFNVLYDRQGIGRRMRGLFF, from the exons ATGGCGACGAGCAATGGTGGTGGAATGGAAGTGGATGGGGCAG CCAGCCCCAGTGTTATGGTCTCTGGGGTCACCGGCAGTGTCTCTGTTGCCTTGCATCCTCTCGTCATCCTCAACATCTCAGACCACTGGATTCGCATCCGCTCCCAGGAGGGGCGGCCCATGCAGG TGATCGGTGCGTTAATCGGGAAGCAGGAGGGTAGAAACATTGAGGTGATGAACTCCTTTGAGCTGCTTCATCAATTGGTAGATGACCGAGCACACATTGACAAGGAGTATTACTACACCAAGGAGGAGCAGT TCAAACAGGTCTTCAAGGACATGGAATTCCTGGGCTGGTATACCACAGGTGGTCCTTGTGACCAATCAGACATCCACATTCACAAGCAG GTGTGTGAGATAATTGAGAGTCCTCTCTTCCTCAAGCTCAACCCGATGACCAAACACACAGAT CTCCCTGTCAGTGTGTATGAGTCTGTCATCGACATCATCAGTGGAGAG GCGACCATGTTGTTTGCTGAGCTGGGGTACACTCTGGCCACAGAAGAGGCGGAGCGAATCGGAGTGGATCACGTGGCTCGCATGACAGCCACAGGCACGGGGGAGAATTCAACAG TGGCCGAACATCTCATAGCACAACACAGTGCAATTAAGATGCTCCACAGCAGGGTGAAAGTCATCTTGGAATATGTCAAAGCAGTGGAAGCAG GAGAGGTGCCATTTAACCACGAGATCCTCAGAGAAGCCAATGCCCTGTGCCATAGACTGCCTGTTCTCAGCACCATCAAATTCAAGACTGACTTCTATGAT CAATGCAATGACGTGGGCCTCATGGCTTACCTAGGTACCATCACTAAGACCTGCAACAGCATGAACCAGTTCATCAACAAGTTCAACGTCTTGTACGATAGACAGGGCATCGGCCGGAGGATGAGAGGACTGTTCTTTTGA
- the and4 gene encoding actinodin4 produces MISPLWLVGAICCLTLLPVWLEAKSLLNTIKQEEMSPVSDVSIESDKAHGFLTHSRPKRNVEPRWYRGNPDFQAYYRYYNSIGHTEGLYEIDRIRLLYQQMRQLEHVYGPNASHFQNKLGVPTVKKCDPAMDKKCKALPPPPPAPIKSTSQPPPAPAISQADVMYLCNAKDPLCKPHIVYLPTGALPVLCDPRYHPSCNLHKLPPPPPPPMLKKSAPQLPPPAPKKSSPPPAPIHTYKGMEYDCNPYWDPDCLIDHPPRPFHGKAGPPPPPIEEEPVEDPPPPAANNKKVAHPYPYNGYPYNYGHELYDPVRFQYPSPPSDSPDDSGSD; encoded by the exons ATGATTTCTCCATTGTGGCTGGTGGGGGCAATATGCTGTCTGACGTTGCTACCAG TTTGGCTGGAAGCAAAGTCTCTGCTGAATACTATCAAGCAGGAAG AGATGAGCCCTGTTAGTGATGTGAGTATTGAATCGGACAAGGCTCATGGCTTCCTGACTCACTCACGACCAAAGCGCAATGTGGAACCCAGGTGGTACAGAGGCAACCCTGACTTCCAGGCTTACTACCGCTACTACAATAGCATTGGACAcacagagggg CTGTATGAGATTGACCGGATCAGGCTGCTGTACCAGCAGATGAGGCAGCTGGAGCATGTATACGGCCCCAACGCCTCACACTTCCAGAACAAACTGGGAGTGCCCACCGTCAAGAAGTGCGACCCAGCCATGGACAAAAAATGCAAAGCcctaccccctccccctcctgcCCCAATAAAAAGCACCTCTCAACCCCCTCCTGCTCCTGCCATCTCCCAGGCTGACGTCATGTACCTGTGCAATGCCAAGGACCCCCTCTGCAAGCCCCATATTGTCTACCTCCCCACCGGGGCATTGCCCGTACTGTGCGACCCCCGCTACCACCCCTCCTGCAACCTCCACAAgctccctcctccaccaccacccccaatGCTTAAAAAATCTGCCCCACAACTACCACCCCCCGCCCCAAAAAAGTCATCTCCCCCTCCGGCCCCCATCCACACCTACAAGGGCATGGAGTATGACTGCAATCCCTACTGGGACCCAGACTGCCTGATAGACCACCCACCCAGACCCTTCCATGGCAAAGCTGGCCCACCCCCTCCTCCCATTGAGGAGGAACCAGTTGAGGACCCACCACCCCCTGCAGCCAACAACAAGAAAGTGGCCCATCCCTATCCCTACAATGGCTACCCCTATAACTATGGACATGAACTCTATGATCCAGTCCGCTTCCAGTACCCCTCACCACCTTCTGATTCCCCTGATGATAGTGGTAGTGACTAG
- the LOC115169526 gene encoding F-box/LRR-repeat protein 12 — MADFITSTLDYFPENILIDILSYLGVRELIRTGRVCKRWRRLVKDQRLWRVVDLTAWKGVTSRMLWVLLRQYLGTGLRCLRLRGLLLSARGGAFLSESWLKALSSRCPRLRSLSLLHADLRGLHSCQLLPTTLQVLELRGCELPQGFFTQTPLSPEKQAGMASTAATQQQGRVQTGKVPASTSGIAIETMVLDNVPSFTDQHLQSLASWLRLSRLELRNVLRVTAEGLRRSAAQETDSGLNGLSRLKYLEIGHFGRPGAQLQMASLGLGVGWLGLEELSLGGKEVGPGLLSASRLRDLKRLRLRCCKLREMQVLRSCRTLRDLRRLEFCEVFFQVCPKTPEREGEVERQGEEGREGGTDSGDDKLEENDPVPSLRRSLAALLPQCALVFTNCTVTITSD, encoded by the exons ATGGCAGACTTCATAACTTCTACCCTCGATTACTTTCCAGAGAACATTTTAATTGATATTTTATCATATTTAGGTGTGCGAGAGCTCATCCGAACTGGAAG GGTGTGTAAGAGATGGAGACGCCTTGTAAAAGACCAAAGACTATGGCGAGTTGTTGATCTAACTGCATGGAAAGGG GTGACATCGCGCATGCTGTGGGTTCTTCTACGCCAGTATCTGGGCACTGGGCTCCGATGCCTGCGGCTGCGTGGCTTGCTGCTCTCTGCTAGAGGTGGGGCCTTTCTCTCAGAGTCCTGGCTCAAGGCTTTGTCCTCCAGGTGCCCCCGTCTGCGTAGTCTTTCCCTGCTCCACGCAGACTTGAGAGGCTTGCACAGTTGCCAGCTCCTGCCCACAACACTGCAGGTCCTAGAGTTGCGTGGCTGCGAGCTACCACAGGGCTTTTTCACCCAGACCCCACTCAGTCCTGAGAAACAAGCTGGAATGGCATCAACTGCTGCTACTCAGCAACAGGGACGTGTTCAAACTGGGAAAGTGCCTGCCTCCACATCAGGGATTGCCATTGAGACGATGGTCCTTGACAATGTGCCCTCCTTCACAGACCAGCACCTGCAGAGTCTGGCGTCTTGGTTAAGGCTTAGCCGCCTAGAGCTCCGCAACGTCCTTCGTGTCACAGCGGAAGGCCTTAGGCGCAGTGCCGCCCAAGAAACCGACTCGGGCTTAAACGGGCTCTCCAGGCTCAAGTACCTGGAGATAGGGCACTTTGGGCGGCCGGGCGCCCAGCTGCAAATGGCCTCCCTGGGGCTTGGAGTGGGCTGGCTGGGCCTAGAGGAACTAAGCCTTGGCGGTAAGGAGGTGGGACCAGGCCTGCTGTCCGCCAGCCGTCTGAGGGACCTGAAGCGCCTGCGCCTGAGATGCTGCAAGCTGAGAGAGATGCAGGTGCTACGTAGCTGCAGGACACTGCGGGACCTGCGCAGGTTGGAGTTCTGCGAGGTGTTCTTCCAGGTTTGCCCAAagacaccagagagagagggggaggtggagaggcagggtgaggaggggagggagggtggcacAGATAGTGGTGATGATAAACTGGAAGAGAATGACCCCGTGCCAAGTCTGCGCCGCTCACTTGCTGCTCTGCTGCCACAATGCGCACTAGTGTTCACCAACTGCACCGTTACAATAACCTCAGACTAG